Genomic window (Pontibacillus halophilus JSM 076056 = DSM 19796):
AGGATAGAAAGGACCCAGTATGAAAAACGGAAACTCATCGAATCAATTTATTAAAGGAGCGCTTCTGCTAACGATTGCAGGCTTAGTGAGTAAGATCTTAAGTGCTGGCTATCGGATTCCGCTTCAGAATATTACAGGAAACGAAGGATTCTATGTCTATCAACAAGTCTACCCCATCCTTGGTATTGCGTGGATGTTATCCCTATACGGATTGCCGGCTGCGTTATCCTCTTTAGTTGCAGAACAAACGATAAAAGACAAATACCGTAATGGGGGTACAGTGTTCCTACCTGTATTCCTTGCGATGATGTTATTGTCCTTGCTTGGCTTTTTAGTTGTCTATTTTGGGAGCTCGGCTCTTGCACGATTTATAGGAGACCCGTCATTGACTCCAATCTACAAACTCGCATCCTTCACCTTTTTATTCCTCCCGTTTACGTCGGTATTACGGGGGTGGTTTCAAGGGGATGGGGATATGAAACCTACAGCCATCTCTCAAGTTGTGGAACAATTGGTGCGCGTGGTCGTTATTTTATTTGCGGCTGTTGTTCTTGTTGGAGAAGATGTCTATCTCATAGGGAGTGGAGCGGCCTACGGCTCTATTGCTGGAGCGCTTGCTGCTATTATCACGCTGGTTTATTTCCGAGTGAAACATCGAAATAAAGCTCTAGTTAGAATGGAAGGGTTAGCTTGGTCGCGTGTTCTTTATACCGTGTTTGTCGTTGGCGTCTTTACGTGCTTCAATTATATGACACTCCTCTTTATGCAACTTGCAGATGCCTTGAATCTGGTTAACGCATTAGAAAGCGCTGGGATGTCCTTTGAGGCAGCTAAAGAGTGGAAAGGGATATTCGATCGCGGCTATCCTTTATTGCAACTAGGCCTTGTTCTAGGCTCTTCGCTTGCACTCGCCTTAATACCCGCTCTAACAAAACAGCGACTAGCAAAGAATGAAGAGCAAACAATTCTGCACACGAAGCAGGCGTTATCATTAAGCTTTTACCTATCTCTTGGTGCTACAATTGGACTCATTCTTATGTTCCCGCAAGTAAATGTGTTGTTCTTTGAGACGGATGAGGGAACAACAGCATTGCGTGTTC
Coding sequences:
- a CDS encoding putative polysaccharide biosynthesis protein; its protein translation is MKNGNSSNQFIKGALLLTIAGLVSKILSAGYRIPLQNITGNEGFYVYQQVYPILGIAWMLSLYGLPAALSSLVAEQTIKDKYRNGGTVFLPVFLAMMLLSLLGFLVVYFGSSALARFIGDPSLTPIYKLASFTFLFLPFTSVLRGWFQGDGDMKPTAISQVVEQLVRVVVILFAAVVLVGEDVYLIGSGAAYGSIAGALAAIITLVYFRVKHRNKALVRMEGLAWSRVLYTVFVVGVFTCFNYMTLLFMQLADALNLVNALESAGMSFEAAKEWKGIFDRGYPLLQLGLVLGSSLALALIPALTKQRLAKNEEQTILHTKQALSLSFYLSLGATIGLILMFPQVNVLFFETDEGTTALRVLSLAILFGSVGLTSSALLQGLGTTLLPAAIVLIAFVLKCVGNSIAVPLWGITGAAVSSTGAMAIICIANLVALRTKLKRSLPIMNLRLIGIVFVAVLALVVSVHTSLFLYREMFPVKQRLDYIGYTFVPVLVGALTYIIALIRGGAFTDELLEQFPLQSLISKLKK